One window from the genome of Pseudoalteromonas sp. '520P1 No. 423' encodes:
- the rsxC gene encoding electron transport complex subunit RsxC, translating to MESLLEQIERGMLWQAPGGVHPPGHKELTEKAEIAQLPLPDKLVIPIKQHIGVHGKVLVEKGQLVLKGQALTEPNQAWSVPIHAPTSGIIDSIKAMPSAHPSALEEISIILIPDGKDIWCDLFPVADYKTLENQDIITKIQMAGISGMGGAGFPTYVKSQTDINIEFLIVNGVECEPYITADDRLMQEYADDIIQGINVLNHVLKPEKVLIAIEDDKPLAIKAMEQASASFDNILVSAIPTKYPSGGEKQLIQILTNKEVPARGIPADIGILVQNVGTLFAINEAIHKGKPLIERVITVTGRTLNKPKNVWALIGSEIKHLLDNCDFEPEAQQRVIMGGPMMGFTLPSIRIPVVKTTNCILAPNKIELPVSDNEQACIRCSACADACPASLLPQQLQWFAKAKEFDKLEEHNLSDCIECGACNYVCPSEIPLVQYYRIAKAQIKEQKEEQQKAQRAKERFEIRNQRLEREKEERLNRHKKPVKAKTTEEQTKIAQAMAKVKSDRSEKSAVSAAIARAKAKKLQSENEAALPDNSEVAKQRAERKEKARLYREEKQKNALNSDTDIQDNTSKDSDKKSAVAAAIARAKAKKLAKQAEQTPELENNSEQIEDPRKAAVAAAVARAKAKKLAKQAEQAFVPENNSEQIEDPRKAAVAAAVARAKAKKLAKQAEQASVPENNSEQIEDPRKAAVAAAVARAKAKKLAKEAEQASEPENNSAQIEDPKKTAVAAAVARAKAKKLAREAEQVSEPKNESEKIEDPKKAAIAAAVARAKAKKLAKQAEQASEPENDSEQIEDPKKAAIAAAVARAKTKKLAREAEQASEAKNELTHEENNTKGDE from the coding sequence GTGGAAAGTTTACTAGAGCAGATAGAACGTGGAATGCTATGGCAGGCCCCTGGTGGCGTGCATCCTCCTGGTCACAAAGAGTTAACCGAGAAGGCTGAAATTGCTCAGCTTCCGCTACCAGATAAACTTGTGATCCCAATAAAGCAACACATTGGCGTACATGGGAAGGTATTAGTTGAAAAGGGGCAATTAGTCCTTAAAGGGCAAGCATTAACCGAGCCAAATCAGGCTTGGTCTGTTCCTATACACGCACCAACATCAGGTATCATAGATTCAATTAAAGCGATGCCATCTGCTCACCCATCTGCTTTAGAAGAAATTAGCATCATATTAATTCCTGATGGCAAAGATATATGGTGTGATTTATTTCCTGTAGCAGATTATAAAACACTAGAAAACCAAGATATTATAACTAAAATTCAAATGGCTGGGATCAGCGGTATGGGGGGAGCAGGCTTTCCAACATATGTAAAATCTCAAACAGATATAAACATTGAATTTTTAATCGTTAATGGTGTTGAATGTGAGCCTTATATCACAGCCGATGACAGATTAATGCAAGAGTATGCGGATGATATAATTCAAGGTATCAATGTTTTAAATCATGTTTTAAAACCAGAAAAAGTATTAATAGCAATCGAAGATGATAAACCGCTTGCAATCAAAGCAATGGAACAAGCTAGTGCATCATTTGACAATATATTAGTTAGCGCTATTCCTACTAAGTATCCGTCTGGTGGTGAAAAACAATTAATTCAAATCTTAACAAATAAAGAAGTGCCTGCTCGAGGGATCCCCGCAGATATAGGTATATTAGTTCAAAATGTGGGAACTTTATTTGCTATAAACGAAGCTATCCATAAAGGTAAACCGCTTATAGAACGCGTTATAACAGTAACTGGGCGAACTTTAAATAAACCTAAAAATGTTTGGGCACTGATTGGCAGTGAAATAAAACATTTACTGGATAATTGCGATTTTGAGCCAGAAGCGCAACAAAGAGTGATAATGGGTGGCCCTATGATGGGTTTCACTTTACCTAGCATTCGCATCCCTGTTGTAAAAACAACAAACTGTATATTAGCACCCAATAAAATAGAATTACCTGTTAGCGATAACGAACAGGCCTGTATTCGTTGTAGCGCCTGTGCAGATGCCTGCCCTGCATCATTATTACCGCAGCAATTACAATGGTTTGCTAAAGCAAAAGAGTTTGATAAATTGGAAGAGCATAATTTATCTGATTGTATTGAATGTGGTGCATGTAACTATGTTTGCCCAAGTGAAATCCCTCTAGTTCAATATTACCGTATTGCTAAGGCGCAGATAAAAGAGCAAAAAGAAGAACAACAAAAAGCACAAAGAGCAAAAGAACGTTTTGAAATTAGAAATCAAAGACTCGAGCGAGAAAAAGAAGAACGACTCAATCGCCATAAAAAACCAGTCAAAGCTAAAACAACTGAAGAACAAACTAAAATAGCGCAAGCTATGGCTAAAGTAAAAAGCGACAGGTCTGAAAAATCAGCGGTCTCGGCGGCCATTGCCCGTGCGAAAGCTAAAAAATTACAAAGTGAAAATGAAGCAGCTTTACCTGATAATTCCGAAGTTGCCAAACAAAGAGCTGAGCGTAAAGAAAAAGCACGACTATATAGAGAAGAAAAACAAAAGAATGCATTAAACTCAGATACAGATATTCAAGATAATACAAGCAAAGATAGCGATAAAAAATCAGCTGTAGCTGCTGCTATCGCTCGCGCTAAAGCAAAAAAACTTGCTAAACAAGCAGAACAAACACCTGAACTTGAAAACAATTCAGAGCAAATTGAAGATCCTAGAAAAGCAGCTGTTGCTGCGGCAGTCGCTCGCGCTAAAGCAAAAAAACTTGCCAAACAAGCTGAGCAAGCGTTTGTACCAGAAAACAATTCAGAGCAAATTGAAGATCCTAGAAAAGCAGCCGTTGCTGCGGCAGTCGCTCGCGCTAAAGCAAAAAAACTTGCCAAACAAGCTGAGCAAGCGTCTGTACCAGAAAACAATTCAGAGCAAATTGAAGATCCTAGAAAAGCAGCCGTTGCTGCGGCAGTCGCTCGCGCTAAAGCTAAAAAACTCGCCAAAGAAGCTGAGCAAGCATCTGAACCAGAAAACAATTCAGCGCAAATTGAAGATCCGAAAAAAACAGCTGTTGCTGCAGCTGTCGCTCGCGCAAAAGCAAAAAAGCTAGCGAGAGAAGCTGAGCAGGTGTCTGAACCTAAAAACGAGTCAGAGAAAATTGAAGATCCGAAAAAAGCAGCTATTGCTGCAGCTGTCGCTCGCGCAAAAGCTAAAAAACTTGCCAAACAAGCTGAGCAAGCATCTGAACCAGAAAACGATTCAGAGCAAATTGAAGATCCGAAAAAAGCAGCTATTGCAGCAGCTGTCGCACGCGCAAAAACAAAAAAGCTAGCGAGAGAAGCAGAGCAAGCGTCTGAAGCAAAAAACGAACTAACCCATGAAGAAAATAATACAAAGGGCGATGAATAA
- the glpQ gene encoding glycerophosphodiester phosphodiesterase, whose protein sequence is MRTIIVFLSLAIVTFSSQADFSIIAHRGASGYLPEHTFASTVLAHAQGADFIEQDVVLSKDGVPLVIHDIHLENTTNVAQIFPSRARKDGSYYAIDFTLAEINRLTVNERKDNNIQVFKQRYQGQAKFRITTLADQIELVNQLNRGTNKNTGLYIEVKSPEFHRQNGLDISQKVLSSLRKFGLDASDAKVYIQCFDFDELKRIRTELNAKVKLIQLIGENSWQEAETNFDQLKTSAGMMSVSQYADGIGPWLGHISDAESKELAPWVHKAKSLGLLIHPYTFRTETLMQGKEVKDVLDLLINKWKVDGLFTDQLPPVVSFRKGATNNL, encoded by the coding sequence ATGCGAACAATAATTGTCTTTTTATCACTGGCTATAGTCACTTTTAGCTCTCAAGCTGATTTCAGTATCATAGCGCATCGTGGTGCCTCAGGTTATTTACCAGAGCATACCTTCGCCTCTACAGTACTCGCTCATGCCCAAGGTGCAGACTTTATCGAGCAGGATGTTGTTTTATCCAAAGACGGGGTCCCATTAGTGATCCATGATATCCATCTTGAAAATACTACAAATGTCGCACAGATCTTTCCATCAAGAGCGAGGAAGGACGGTAGTTATTATGCAATTGATTTTACGTTAGCGGAAATAAACAGGCTGACAGTAAACGAACGTAAAGATAATAACATTCAAGTCTTTAAGCAACGTTATCAGGGACAAGCTAAATTTCGCATTACGACGTTGGCCGATCAGATTGAGCTAGTAAATCAATTAAATCGTGGCACTAACAAAAATACTGGGCTGTATATTGAAGTAAAATCACCAGAATTTCATCGACAAAACGGTCTAGATATTAGTCAAAAGGTACTGAGTTCGCTTAGAAAATTCGGTTTGGATGCTTCTGATGCGAAGGTATATATTCAGTGTTTTGACTTTGACGAGCTAAAGCGGATCCGCACAGAGTTAAACGCTAAGGTTAAGTTGATCCAACTAATAGGTGAAAATAGCTGGCAGGAAGCAGAAACCAACTTTGATCAGTTAAAAACTTCAGCCGGCATGATGAGCGTTTCACAATATGCAGATGGCATAGGTCCTTGGCTTGGCCACATTTCAGATGCTGAAAGTAAGGAGTTAGCACCATGGGTACACAAAGCGAAAAGTCTTGGCTTACTCATTCACCCTTATACCTTTAGAACAGAAACATTAATGCAAGGTAAAGAAGTAAAAGATGTTTTGGATCTGCTTATAAATAAATGGAAAGTAGATGGACTCTTTACCGATCAACTACCTCCAGTAGTGTCGTTTAGAAAAGGTGCTACCAATAATCTTTAA
- the rsxD gene encoding electron transport complex subunit RsxD, protein MMKASAQLNMSSSPHSHSQKTLSNMMMTVILACIPGILVQAYFFGFGVIFQCIIALLTAAIAESFALKLRKRPILTTLKDNSAILTGLLLALSIPPLAPWWIIVIGTLFAVLVVKQLYGGLGFNLFNPAMAGYVLLLISFPVQMTSWLPVNSLQQYSLSFIDQLQVILTGFTSDGYSLNQLRMNIDGITMATPLDTLKTDITKGLTVTESLTGEVFNGFAGKGWLWVNLAFLVSGLYLIKAKIINWHIPIAFLTSLACCSILGPLFSPDIHAGPVFHLLGGATMLGAFFIATDPVSATTTNKGRLIYGALIGLLIYLIRAYGGYPDAVAFAVLLLNMAVPLIDYYTQPRTYGHGDN, encoded by the coding sequence ATGATGAAGGCTAGCGCACAATTAAATATGAGTAGCTCCCCACATAGCCACAGTCAAAAAACATTATCTAATATGATGATGACGGTCATACTCGCTTGTATTCCTGGTATTTTAGTACAAGCGTATTTTTTTGGTTTTGGCGTTATATTTCAATGTATTATTGCACTACTGACAGCCGCTATAGCTGAATCTTTTGCCTTAAAATTAAGAAAACGTCCTATTTTGACAACTTTGAAGGATAATAGTGCAATACTCACAGGCTTGCTATTAGCTCTAAGTATTCCTCCATTAGCACCTTGGTGGATAATCGTTATAGGTACCTTATTTGCAGTCTTAGTTGTTAAACAACTATACGGCGGTTTAGGGTTTAATTTATTTAATCCAGCGATGGCAGGTTATGTATTATTATTGATCTCTTTTCCTGTGCAAATGACTTCATGGTTACCCGTTAACTCACTTCAACAATATTCGTTAAGTTTTATTGATCAATTACAAGTTATTTTGACTGGGTTTACCAGTGATGGTTATAGCCTTAATCAATTAAGAATGAATATTGATGGCATCACTATGGCAACCCCATTAGATACCCTAAAAACAGATATTACAAAAGGACTTACCGTAACCGAGAGTTTAACTGGTGAGGTCTTTAATGGATTTGCTGGTAAAGGTTGGTTATGGGTAAACCTTGCATTTTTAGTGAGCGGTTTATATTTAATAAAAGCAAAAATTATTAATTGGCATATACCTATCGCTTTTCTCACTAGTTTAGCTTGTTGCTCTATTTTAGGACCTTTGTTTTCACCTGATATCCATGCTGGACCTGTATTTCACTTATTAGGTGGTGCAACAATGTTAGGTGCCTTTTTTATTGCGACAGATCCTGTTTCCGCAACAACAACTAATAAAGGCCGATTAATCTATGGTGCATTAATAGGCTTATTAATTTACCTTATTCGAGCATACGGTGGTTATCCAGACGCGGTTGCATTTGCAGTATTGTTATTAAATATGGCTGTACCGCTAATAGATTACTACACACAACCAAGAACTTATGGTCACGGAGATAATTAA
- a CDS encoding electron transport complex subunit E translates to MKDELKEISLQGLWNNNSVLVQLLGLCPLLAVSTSLINALGLGLATILVLIGSNISISFARNWVPKDIRIPVFVMIIAGFVTIIQLLMNAYTFGLYQSLGIFIPLIVTNCVIIARAEAFASKNPIHLSALDGFMMGLGFTLVLIVLGAMREVIGQGTLFDGAHLLFGEWARVLKIEIFKFDSQFLLAILPPGAFIGMGFLIAGKNIIDEQIKDKHPKAEEIEKAPRARVTSLT, encoded by the coding sequence ATGAAAGATGAATTAAAAGAAATTTCGTTACAAGGGCTGTGGAACAATAACTCAGTATTAGTACAGTTACTAGGTTTATGTCCATTACTTGCTGTTTCAACAAGTTTAATTAATGCTCTTGGCCTAGGATTAGCGACTATTTTAGTTTTAATTGGCTCTAATATTTCTATTTCATTTGCTAGAAACTGGGTACCAAAAGATATTAGGATCCCAGTATTTGTGATGATTATTGCTGGCTTTGTAACCATTATTCAGCTACTAATGAATGCTTATACATTTGGTTTATATCAATCTCTTGGTATTTTCATTCCGCTTATCGTTACAAACTGTGTCATTATCGCAAGAGCTGAAGCTTTTGCTTCTAAAAATCCAATTCATTTATCCGCTTTAGATGGTTTTATGATGGGTTTAGGTTTCACATTAGTGTTAATCGTCTTAGGTGCCATGCGCGAAGTGATAGGTCAAGGTACATTATTTGATGGTGCTCACTTATTATTTGGTGAATGGGCACGAGTTTTAAAAATTGAAATCTTCAAATTCGATAGTCAATTTTTATTAGCTATTTTACCGCCAGGGGCTTTTATTGGTATGGGCTTTCTTATAGCTGGTAAAAATATCATTGATGAACAAATTAAAGATAAACACCCTAAAGCTGAAGAAATTGAAAAAGCACCTAGGGCCCGTGTAACTAGCCTAACTTAA
- the rsxG gene encoding electron transport complex subunit RsxG translates to MATEKKAMMKNGAILSLFALITTGLVTATQIMTKDKIALQEKKQLLKVLEQVLPKDKHDNELYLDCTIVNTSFLGSKKPYKVYRAKKDNQPVALLIESTAPDGYSGNIDILSAVYLDGTVAGVRVLKHKETPGLGDKIEIEKSPWITEFNNIQVKSEQDMRWAVKKDGGMFDQFTGATITPRAVISAVKRASLYAQHEQNMLFEAENKCVGVDK, encoded by the coding sequence ATGGCAACTGAAAAAAAAGCCATGATGAAAAATGGTGCCATATTGTCTTTATTTGCACTGATCACAACAGGTTTAGTAACTGCCACGCAAATAATGACAAAAGATAAAATTGCACTGCAAGAAAAAAAGCAATTATTAAAGGTTTTAGAGCAAGTACTGCCTAAAGATAAACATGATAATGAACTTTATTTAGATTGTACTATCGTAAATACCAGTTTTTTAGGCAGTAAAAAACCATATAAAGTTTATCGCGCTAAAAAAGACAATCAACCAGTCGCTCTTTTAATTGAAAGTACAGCACCAGACGGCTACAGCGGGAATATTGATATTTTATCAGCTGTTTATTTGGATGGTACGGTAGCAGGTGTTAGGGTTTTAAAACACAAAGAAACACCAGGCCTAGGCGATAAAATTGAAATAGAAAAATCTCCCTGGATCACTGAGTTCAATAATATCCAAGTAAAATCTGAGCAAGATATGCGCTGGGCAGTAAAAAAAGATGGCGGCATGTTTGATCAATTTACAGGGGCTACGATTACACCAAGAGCGGTGATTTCAGCGGTAAAACGCGCTAGCTTATATGCACAGCACGAACAAAATATGTTATTTGAAGCCGAAAATAAATGTGTTGGAGTTGATAAATAA
- the gloA gene encoding lactoylglutathione lyase, with the protein MRLLHTMLRVADLEKSIEFYTKVLGMQELRRSENEKYRYTLVFVGYGDEDANSVIELTYNWDTNEYDHGTAFGHLAIEYDDIYKACDNIKQLGGIVSRDPGPVLGGTTEIAFVKDPDGYAIELIQKK; encoded by the coding sequence ATGCGTTTATTACATACTATGCTGCGCGTTGCAGATTTAGAAAAATCTATCGAGTTTTACACCAAAGTTCTTGGCATGCAGGAGCTTAGACGCTCTGAAAATGAAAAGTATCGTTATACTTTAGTTTTTGTAGGCTATGGCGATGAAGACGCAAATAGCGTCATAGAGCTAACATATAACTGGGATACTAATGAATATGATCATGGCACTGCATTCGGTCATTTAGCAATAGAATATGATGATATCTATAAAGCATGTGACAATATTAAACAGTTAGGTGGCATTGTGAGCAGAGATCCAGGCCCTGTACTTGGTGGTACAACTGAAATCGCTTTTGTTAAAGATCCTGATGGCTATGCAATTGAATTGATTCAAAAAAAGTAA
- the nth gene encoding endonuclease III gives MNKIKRIEILKRLRENNPNPETELDYNSPFELLVAVTLSAQSTDVGVNKATRKLFPVANTPQAILDLGIDGLRDYIKTIGLYNSKANNVYKACEMLVNLHNGQVPENREALEALPGVGRKTANVVLNTAFGWPTIAVDTHIDRVSNRTKFAMGKNVIEVEQKLLKVVPAEFKVDVHHWLILHGRYTCVARKPKCGSCIIEDLCEFKDKTD, from the coding sequence ATGAATAAAATAAAAAGAATAGAAATCCTAAAAAGATTAAGAGAAAACAATCCAAACCCAGAAACAGAACTAGATTATAACTCGCCATTTGAACTACTTGTTGCAGTAACGCTATCAGCACAATCTACAGATGTTGGCGTAAATAAAGCAACCAGAAAGCTTTTTCCAGTTGCGAATACCCCACAAGCAATATTGGATTTAGGTATAGATGGATTAAGAGACTATATAAAAACAATCGGTTTATATAATTCAAAAGCCAATAATGTTTATAAAGCCTGTGAAATGCTTGTGAATCTTCATAATGGTCAAGTACCTGAAAATAGAGAAGCCTTAGAGGCACTTCCTGGTGTAGGCAGAAAAACGGCTAATGTTGTTCTTAATACTGCATTTGGCTGGCCTACTATCGCTGTTGATACGCACATTGACCGCGTATCAAACCGTACAAAATTTGCTATGGGTAAAAACGTGATAGAAGTTGAACAAAAACTTCTAAAAGTTGTACCTGCTGAATTTAAAGTTGATGTGCATCACTGGTTAATCCTGCATGGCCGTTATACATGTGTAGCTCGCAAACCTAAATGTGGCTCATGTATTATTGAAGATTTATGTGAGTTTAAGGATAAGACAGACTAG
- a CDS encoding alpha/beta hydrolase, with amino-acid sequence MKLYNTSKLFVLFSLFFLLTGCGGAGSKSDNSTPFLPDPEPIEVTPMVKSQSTYLTFVDEDITYAEGLSHDNSSATPVAISLKLDVYYPSNDSTNRPVFMFIHGGGFTGGTKTKPEIVDMASYYASRGWVFISVDYRTAEELITIEGISREELFTFYNGIAPQEWIEHALQGAETVKQFEQSIAMYMAQRDSKAALRWVVANSETYAINTDYITVGGASAGAITTIALGISNQEDFRDEISIADDPTLSTTNLEETYNVQSMVYFWGSNLKLDVFEAVYGLYQYDSNDPELFMAHGDQYDPVTPYEEALELQEIYDSLGIYNKLITLQGEGHGAWLATVDSKGLSEMSFDFIVDRQNLTVE; translated from the coding sequence ATGAAGTTGTATAACACAAGCAAATTATTTGTATTATTTAGTCTATTTTTTCTATTAACAGGATGTGGGGGCGCAGGCAGCAAGTCTGATAATTCTACACCTTTTTTACCTGACCCTGAACCAATTGAAGTCACGCCAATGGTTAAGTCACAATCTACTTATTTAACATTTGTAGATGAAGATATCACATACGCTGAAGGGCTTAGTCACGACAATTCGAGCGCAACACCTGTTGCAATATCACTTAAATTAGATGTTTATTACCCTAGTAATGACTCTACCAACAGACCCGTTTTTATGTTTATTCATGGCGGCGGATTTACCGGTGGTACAAAGACTAAGCCCGAAATTGTCGATATGGCTAGCTACTACGCTTCAAGGGGGTGGGTTTTTATTTCCGTAGATTATAGAACAGCAGAGGAATTAATTACGATAGAAGGCATCTCTCGAGAAGAGTTATTTACCTTTTATAATGGAATTGCCCCACAAGAGTGGATAGAGCATGCTCTACAAGGTGCAGAAACGGTAAAACAGTTCGAACAAAGTATTGCTATGTACATGGCACAAAGAGACTCAAAAGCAGCACTTCGTTGGGTTGTAGCTAATTCAGAAACCTATGCCATTAACACAGACTATATTACGGTTGGAGGAGCCTCAGCAGGTGCCATTACAACAATTGCATTAGGCATTTCAAACCAAGAGGATTTTAGAGATGAAATTTCTATTGCCGACGATCCCACACTTTCAACGACAAACTTGGAAGAGACCTATAACGTACAAAGCATGGTTTATTTTTGGGGTTCAAATTTAAAGTTAGATGTATTTGAAGCCGTTTATGGGTTATATCAATATGATAGTAACGATCCAGAACTATTTATGGCACATGGCGATCAGTATGACCCCGTTACGCCTTATGAAGAGGCTTTGGAGTTACAAGAAATATATGACTCCTTAGGAATATACAACAAACTTATAACTTTACAAGGCGAAGGACATGGTGCTTGGTTGGCAACGGTAGACAGTAAAGGCTTATCCGAAATGTCATTTGACTTTATCGTTGATAGACAAAATTTGACAGTTGAATAG
- a CDS encoding GlxA family transcriptional regulator, producing MEINDDISVIKDADIVIVPSWLPDKVPSDFMKEQLIQAHSNNKLIVGLCTGAYAIAYSDLLNGKRATTHWQYGRDFAKTFPLITCDINPLYITQGNVITSAGSAAAIDCCLHIVKQYYGVKVANKIAQVMVSSPERSGGQNQFIENPIIERPSDERIAKLIDLVLIIILWKK from the coding sequence ATTGAAATAAACGATGACATTTCTGTTATTAAAGATGCAGATATTGTGATCGTGCCTAGCTGGCTCCCGGATAAAGTGCCAAGCGATTTTATGAAAGAGCAACTTATACAAGCCCACAGTAATAACAAACTAATAGTCGGTTTATGTACCGGAGCTTATGCTATCGCTTATAGTGACTTACTCAATGGCAAACGCGCTACAACCCATTGGCAATATGGGCGTGACTTTGCAAAAACCTTTCCATTAATAACCTGTGATATAAATCCATTATATATAACGCAAGGTAATGTGATCACCTCAGCTGGTAGTGCAGCAGCAATTGATTGTTGTCTTCATATAGTAAAACAGTATTATGGTGTTAAAGTGGCTAATAAGATTGCGCAAGTTATGGTCTCATCTCCAGAAAGAAGTGGCGGTCAAAATCAATTTATTGAAAACCCAATAATAGAAAGACCTAGTGACGAAAGAATTGCTAAGTTAATCGATTTAGTGCTGATAATTATACTTTGGAAAAAGTAG
- a CDS encoding TonB-dependent siderophore receptor, with product MLTKYSKVALAVLLAPSISYASEGDHHDEHGKDKIEKIQVTASRLGRIVTESATRTEIINGEEIQEKALMRPGNISMLVAETGGVRVQTTSPALGSANIRLQSLYGRYTQLLSDGLPLYGGQTASIGLLQIPPTDLANVEIIKGSASSLYGGSALGGVINLISRTPSDGVEGEVLLNATSKNGQDITSYFATPINSSTRASLTAGLHNQEQQDLDSDGWIDMAQYQRATVRPRIYWESESGANLYMTLGAMMEEREGGTVEGATVPDGNPFIQSQDSLRLDSGFIFDQQLEDELNLNIRGSAMRQEHDHVYGLVEETDTHESYLLESSVSGYSDKLAWLVGVAYQSDSFNAEDFSEFNYNYQVPGLFSQLDYDTEDDISLSLSARTDWHSEYGTQVSPRISMLYNPETWTVRGSYGQGFFAPTPFIEDIEEAGLSRLAPLENLEEEQATTASIDFSYQIDNIETSMTLFASDVDNVTELQQIPLYERNSDKQVRIVNAPGQSEIRGAEFLVRYRWHDLKLTASYLYTDASKQTQLGTGREPLTFTPKHSAGAVLMWEEHGSHMVGFEAYYTGTQHLEDNPYRTKSEAYWHLGLLGQITVGKVSYFLNAENLLNVRQTKDESLLLPEQDPSGRWTTDIWSRNDGFTVNAGIRIQFGH from the coding sequence ATGCTTACTAAATATTCTAAAGTAGCACTGGCAGTGCTATTAGCACCTTCAATATCATACGCTTCTGAAGGCGACCACCATGATGAACATGGCAAAGATAAAATTGAAAAAATTCAAGTAACAGCGTCACGACTTGGTCGAATTGTTACTGAGTCAGCCACAAGAACAGAGATCATTAATGGAGAAGAAATTCAAGAAAAGGCCTTAATGAGACCTGGTAATATCTCTATGCTAGTTGCTGAAACGGGTGGGGTGCGCGTACAAACTACTTCACCTGCGCTTGGTAGTGCCAATATTAGACTGCAAAGTTTATATGGTCGTTACACTCAGCTATTAAGTGATGGATTACCATTATATGGCGGTCAAACTGCATCTATAGGCTTATTACAAATTCCACCAACAGATCTTGCAAATGTTGAAATCATAAAAGGTTCTGCATCTTCTCTTTATGGGGGCTCTGCACTTGGTGGCGTAATAAACTTAATCTCTCGTACTCCATCAGATGGAGTTGAAGGTGAAGTGTTATTAAATGCAACATCTAAAAATGGCCAAGATATCACATCATATTTCGCCACACCTATTAATAGTTCTACTCGTGCATCTTTAACTGCTGGCTTACATAATCAAGAGCAACAAGATTTGGATAGTGACGGTTGGATTGATATGGCACAGTATCAACGAGCAACAGTGCGCCCTCGCATTTATTGGGAAAGCGAAAGCGGAGCCAATTTATATATGACTCTTGGTGCTATGATGGAAGAACGTGAAGGTGGCACAGTTGAGGGAGCCACAGTTCCAGATGGTAATCCATTTATTCAAAGCCAAGATTCACTTAGATTAGATAGTGGTTTTATTTTTGATCAACAATTAGAAGATGAATTAAATCTTAATATTCGTGGCTCCGCTATGCGCCAAGAGCATGATCATGTTTATGGTCTGGTAGAAGAGACTGATACCCACGAAAGTTATTTACTTGAATCTAGCGTATCAGGTTACAGTGATAAACTTGCTTGGTTAGTGGGTGTAGCTTATCAATCAGATAGTTTTAACGCGGAAGATTTTTCTGAGTTTAATTACAATTACCAAGTACCAGGATTATTCTCTCAGCTTGATTATGATACAGAAGATGATATTTCACTGTCCTTGAGTGCACGTACAGATTGGCACAGTGAATATGGGACGCAAGTTAGTCCACGTATTTCAATGCTTTATAACCCAGAAACTTGGACTGTTCGCGGTTCTTACGGTCAAGGTTTTTTTGCACCTACGCCTTTTATTGAAGATATTGAAGAAGCTGGTTTATCACGTTTAGCACCGCTTGAAAATCTTGAAGAGGAGCAGGCAACAACAGCATCTATCGATTTTAGCTATCAAATTGATAATATCGAAACGAGTATGACTTTATTTGCATCTGATGTTGATAATGTTACAGAACTTCAGCAAATTCCCTTATATGAGAGAAATTCTGATAAACAAGTACGTATCGTAAATGCGCCAGGCCAGAGTGAAATTCGAGGTGCTGAATTTTTAGTTCGCTATCGCTGGCATGATTTGAAATTAACAGCTAGTTATTTGTACACTGATGCTAGTAAACAAACTCAGTTAGGCACTGGCCGAGAGCCTTTGACTTTTACGCCAAAACACTCAGCTGGTGCTGTGCTTATGTGGGAAGAGCATGGTAGTCATATGGTAGGTTTTGAGGCTTACTACACAGGGACGCAACACTTAGAGGATAATCCGTATCGAACTAAGAGTGAGGCATACTGGCATTTAGGTTTGCTGGGTCAAATTACTGTTGGCAAAGTGAGTTACTTTTTAAATGCAGAAAACTTGCTAAACGTACGACAAACTAAAGATGAGTCTTTATTGCTACCAGAGCAAGACCCAAGCGGTCGCTGGACTACAGATATTTGGTCTCGTAATGATGGATTTACTGTCAATGCCGGCATTCGTATTCAGTTCGGTCACTAA